A single window of Apodemus sylvaticus chromosome 4, mApoSyl1.1, whole genome shotgun sequence DNA harbors:
- the Arl14 gene encoding ADP-ribosylation factor-like protein 14, with protein MGLLNSKNPKSKQAHILLLGLDSAGKSTLLYRLKFAETLATIPTIGFNVEMVQLQSRLTLTVWDVGGQEKMRTVWDCYCENTHGLVYVVDCSEGKKRLEDSRKEFKHILKNEHIKNTPVVILANKQDLPGALSAEDITRMFKVKKLCSDRNWYVQPCCAVTGEGLDDGFRKLTEFVKSHLKTRETSAFFKQK; from the coding sequence ATGGGTCTGCTGAATTCTAAAAACCCCAAAAGCAAGCAAGCCCACATTCTTCTGCTGGGACTTGACTCCGCTGGGAAATCTACTCTGCTCTACAGGTTAAAGTTTGCCGAGACTCTTGCAACCATCCCAACCATCGGCTTCAACGTGGAAATGGTCCAGCTGCAGAGCAGACTTACACTCACCGTGTGGGACGTCGGGGGACAGGAGAAGATGCGAACCGTCTGGGACTGCTACTGTGAGAACACACATGGGCTGGTGTACGTGGTGGACTGTTCCGAAGGCAAAAAGCGACTGGAGGACTCCCGGAAAGAGTTCAAGCACATTTTGAAgaatgaacacatcaaaaacacGCCGGTCGTCATATTAGCCAACAAACAAGACTTGCCGGGAGCTCTGAGCGCAGAAGACATCACCAGGATGTTCAAGGTGAAGAAGTTGTGCAGCGACCGGAACTGGTATGTGCAACCCTGCTGTGCAGTCACTGGAGAAGGGCTGGATGACGGGTTCAGGAAATTAACTGAGTTTGTGAAAAGCCACCTAAAGACAAGAGAGACCTCAGCATTCTTCAAGCAGAAATAA